In Juglans regia cultivar Chandler chromosome 13, Walnut 2.0, whole genome shotgun sequence, the DNA window TAATGGAATAGAGACGGGCATGCCACAACAGGAACCACGTTGCATTTAATACATCCTGAGGCTCGACACGCCACAACGTGCCTCCTGGGGTGTTAGTGACAGTCACAGTTAAGCTTGGCAAATCTACAGCACAATAGGGAGTTGGCAGGGACACCCGACCCCGGTACGGAACTGCACATCCATTACCTCCACCTCGGAATTCGTCCCGGCCAGGTATAAATACCCCATCCCTCAACTAGGGGAGGGATTCAAACTCTTTCATACTTCAGTTtacattctctctttctctccatcCCAACAACTAACTTAAGCATTAGAGATATCACGGCCCCTGAAACTCCCATTCTCTATCTCAACAGGATCCAAACCGAACTCAACAACGTGGAGTTGCCCAGGTCATGaaacacaacataaaaaaatataagttaacACGTTTTAGttatggttttagatgagtttatttaataggatttttttataatttaatttctcaatGAGAGGAACCTTGCTTTCTTAATTTCGTGATTGATTACTATCTTATATTagtaaaaatgataatgatgtgtatacaactttttttacaatttttttatataattatattttaaaatgagagtatttttataaaattatattattttaataatatattttataaaaaagtaaatcttacttaaaatatgaatatataaaaaattgttagatgTATGTCATCTTCTCatagaaaaacaaattataatgatgaacaaTGGTCAATGATAAGGTAATGCGTTTGGCCCCTGTACAATCTATTTGATTcgttcatttttatttccaatgtttttttaattataaaacaaataatcaGAATAATTACACTCATCCAAAAATTTTACAGTTTATTCAGTTGATAATATTACTCTAATTTTGTATAGAATTTACATGGGATCCGTTTATCGTGTAAGCGTACGGATGGATCCTCGATTAAAGCGGCATCATTACCCTCCTCTctcctattatttatttatttttatattttgcaataaaCGAACAAAATTTGTCAGCCATCAGAGATTCAGAAGCCAACGgcatgcaatatttttttttaaaaaaaaaaaaaaggcactcCAACGGTCATAAATTTGTCAGAGATCACTCAAAAAGTGCACTTTCTTGAGAGGGCGCTATATCGTACAGTTCTCTGCTTTTCCGCGACGCCTCCCATCTTTGTGTGAAAATCCCACGCGCACAAAGACGGAGATACATAGaggaagagatagagagagttcTCTGCGATACTTTTCTCTCGGTCAAATTGAAGATCTATATCCTCAGAGGCCCAGGTATGTAGTGTTAGTTTTCATACACAAGCCCATATATACTGGTTCGTGTATGAAGACTTTTCTTGATTGACGGAACTCCAAGACGAAGGTTTTTCCCTGATGTTTTATTATCTCGGAACTTAAATTTCAGGCACCCATCTGTCACCGTTCGCTCTTAGTTTCGATTTCTTATGATTCTGCTCCCGGACCTCGATCTTGCTTTCTTGTAATGCGTCTCTGTTCTTGTTTTCTGTGGTTTCGGAGAAAAACGGGGAATGTTTTTTAGTTGTTTGGTGCATCTTTTGCTTTGGCACCAGAATACACTgcattggttttatttttagttttcctttccacaccccccccccccctcgctGTGCTTACTTTGCTTATCTACCAAATGGGCATGGCTGTTCATTGATTGCTCGATGGCTGCAAtatcacaaaattatttttttagaaaaatggtaTTTGCCGTAAGTGCTgcgtaattttttaaaaaaaataataatgataaatacgagatcatataaaaaaattaattttttaacagatcttattttttattaaaatgattgcGTGGTGCTTATTCAcgattatatgtagcattactaaaataaaattctttaaCTGTTCAGATTTACTCCTCTAGATTTTGACATTATGAAATTCTATATTTACTTCTTGCATACCTgagtttttctctcttttacctTTTGGTAGTTTGGATTCCAAagtttaatttccaaaatgtcATATAACTATTAAAGGAAATATATAATGAGTAAACATATGTGATGTCTTTCTGGATGTCGCACCAAGCCGTTTGCCATTAGAGATCTTTTGCATTTTTCGTTTGAACCCCTGTATCATCCAATTGTAACATTTGAAAGAATTATCAAAAACTTCCATTCAAAATTGTTGGCTGTATTTGAGCGATGAAACAGATCCATGCCATTCTAACTGATGACATCTTCTGTTTCTAGGTACAAGCCTTGAATCATAGCGCAGAGGTTCTTTTGGTTTAGGGAACTTGGACCAAGAATATTTGTGGTGATATAGGAATCTCGGTTTATTATCAAAatgtttggattttttaaatcACCAGTGAATAAGTTATCTAAGCAGAACACAGTGGATCCTGGATTTCCGTCTTCTAACCCTTTTGATTCAGATACTGAATCTGAGGCTAAGCAAACTTTTAAGCCTGCACGACGAACTGCTTCAGAACCTATGCTGATAACCCCAAATTCCAACAACCCTTTTGACAACGATGATGATGAGAGAATAggggcttcttcttcatcatcctcacattCTAGTTCTGCAGTGGCAAGAGACAGATACAGAAATAATTTCCATGACTCGGGAGGATTACAGAACCAGAGTGTGCAAGAACTGGAAAACTATGCTGTATACAAGGCTGAGGAGACAACAAATACGGTAAACAACTGCCTGAAGCTTGCAGAGGACATGAGGGAGGATGCTACAAGGACCCTTGACATGTTGCATTATCAGGGTGAGCAAATCACAAGGACCCACATGATGGCTGCTGATACGGAAAAGGATTTGACTCGGGTAAGTTCATTTGTAATCTTGCTAATGAGAAATACATGATTGTGTGTGCAACCTAGGAAATGGATCGTGATGTAGTTATTAGTTTAATGGAACCTTTTTATGTCCTGCGCCTCTGACTTTGATTATCTAGGTTGACCCTGCTTTCTTGAAGATCCTAGacattttataatatcaagTGCATCACTCATGGATACTAAGTGCAATTTAGGCCTAAACAATAGAAGCAGGGATGAACAATTGGGGAAAAAAATAACGTATACAGAATGTACTGGCTTACAATGGAGATTCCTGGTGAATATGCGACTGTTTCTAGATTATTGTGAAACATTGTCTCTGGATTCTCTTATATAGGAGAGCCTGCATAATGCAGGCACTATGTAAAGGAGCTCAATTACAAAGCTGGTTTGCAAATCAAAGCTCAACTACTATGTCTCTGGATTCTCTTATATTAGGGATgcatatgattttaaattttggtttATCATCTTTCAGCTCTAATTACTGGGTTATGCCCTTGTTTTCATTAGTATTTTATTGCTTGTCCAAAAACTCTTTCATGTTCCGTCTAGGGTTTTATAAAGAGTATTATCAGTTTTGCTGCTTAGGCATCTTCAATGAGGGGCAATAtgagtatatataatttatttaggGCTGATAAATAGCACGCCAGATTCTGGCCAAGATCTCTTTGTACCAAGTTAAAAGGGTAACTTGAGTTTCACAAAGCAATTACATGGGAAGACTCTCTGACCAAATTGACCACAATACATGTTCCATTgcgatataatatattacaatgtCTTCAATTAAAGATTTAATACGTTTTCTATATGAAGAGGGTAGCTGCTATTGTTATTTCCTggacttccttttttttatctttcaagCAGATCATCTCTTTTTATCATTCATTCTTTATTTCAGGGTGAGAAGCTTTTAAATAACCTTGGTGGCATGTTCTCTAAGACTTGGAAGCCAAAGAAGACTCGAGAAATTGCAGGGCCTATAATCACTGCAGgttttaatctaataaaattaGGGTGTTTCAGTTGacaattttttattgatcttaATCCGTCAAAATATTGTGATACATAAATCGCAATCTTTATTGTACTGGCCGAACAGATAATTCGTCCAAAAGAACTGAAAACCACTTAGACCAGAGGGAAAAGTTGGGTCTAGCTCCTGCACACAAAGGACGGTCAGCTTCTCGAACACCTCCTCCTGAACCAACAAATGCCTTGCAGAAAGTTGAGGTCTGTGTTTGTGATTATCAATTAGGTGCATATGATGCAATATTTGCTTTGGATTTTACTGATTGAGGGTTACCAATTTAGGTCGAGAATGCCAAGCAAGATGATGCACTTTCTGATCTAAGTAATATTCTAGGTGATCTGAAGAATATGGCAGTTGACATGGGAGGCGAACTTAACAGGTCAGTCAATAACTTGCAAACTTCACATTTTCCATTCGTATCTGTACTAATTTCACACTGAAGTCTTAAAAAGCAAAAATTGAAACTATGAccgtctttttgtttttgtttttcatttttctctttcttttctagcCCGAGTTTTTCTTCAGAGAGTAGGTAACCTCTGCTTTTTGTTTGACAACCTTCAGAAATGACGTCTTTGCCATATTGCTGTGTTTCTAAGCCAATCTAGCAAAAGACTTCCCCTTTATTCTATTAGGAAAATAAACCGACTACAGTATGGAATAAGCAAAGCTATGGTATGACATGAATAAGTCCTTGGCATTCAAGTATTCAGTTACCGTGACAAGTTTCGTTAATCTTATTACCAGCTCCTAGTGGAATACTCTTGGCACCGTTAGTAGATTTCACCATGATTTTTCCTCAACACAATCACATGACACACCGGATTCTTTGTCAGAGTAGAAAATTTTCTCGaggatttttatatattctcgttttccttataatttatttggcactgtatctctctttctctctccctccctcccataATATTCAATGTGATATGGTGATTGCAGGCAAAATAAAGCCCTTGATCATCTTGGTGACGATGTGGATGAGCTGAACTCTCGCGTGAAAGGTGCCAATCAACGTGCACGCCGTTTACTTGGGAAGTGAATGCTGATAGAGTTCAATTACCAGCTCACTGTTCTCTTCCCACTTTTCCCTACTtccatatttattaaattttgttttcccTTCTTTTGGTTGAAAGCTGTCGCCATGGATACATGTAACTGGTTTTCTTCCCATTCTTTATGCATGCAAAATatgagaattattttattttatttatttttaccacaatggttttttttctttttgcttttgccTTCGACTATAAAGCAGCAATGTAAAATTGTCCAATGATTTGACGACTATATGGTACGTTAATCGTTCTTTATTTGTTAAGTATTCCTATACatagaaaaatttatagatataataattttttgagcAGTAAAATGCACCCCTTTTAATTAGAGGAATCCATCTTTTGGGATCTTGAGTGGTAGATGTTGTAGAAATCATCTGCAGAGTAGATATCTACCGCTTTCGAGATCTTGCAAGCACGTCTTTTATGCGGTTAAAATTCAAACGAATCAAACCCATTGAATGCTCATATCACATTGGGCAGATGAGACATGGCAcctatcaattatttttataccgAAGGTTAGAATTTCAAacgtggaggagaggaggagcaTTTGCCCCAAACCAAGGTTTCTGCCACTTGAGCCAACTCTTTGGGAGTTACTTGCATGAATTCGACTTTAATTTTAACAATCCTTTACCTTTGGGGTACCTTGCATATTAGTTGCCCGCTTGccatagattaaaaaaaattctgggCGATGGCAAATAAAGTAATTATGCTGTGCTtgactatcatttctcttcgaTTTATAGTAACAGAAAGGGTAATTTGAATGCCTTTTAAACTGGATTTTATGATTAGGCAGGTACCAGATTCTTTTCCGCAAACAATTTAGGCGTTTGTTTTTGTGGGTTATCCTGGAAATCAGGGAAATTATTGTATTTAACAAATATTCCAGGAAACACAATTTGGTTCAATAAGATCTAGATTGGTAGGGGTCCCTCCTAAACATATCCGACTACTAGGTCTTTTCTACTTGTCAGAGATCTAGCAGGATTAAGCAACAGAAACATGGTGTTTGCTCCAAAGGCAcaaaatgaaaagttttaagCGCATTGCACATTCATTTGTCAAAGTATATGAGTTTCAACCGCATGAATACCTTTACATAATGTATAGATTACACAAGGAAAATTATGTACAGTGATTTAAGTTATATAAGGTCATACAAAATTATCCCAGCTCCCTAGCTTGGGCATCCAAAGAGTAGGGAGAGCATCCTTTCACAATACTTAACCTTGATACGTATTTGCACATTTTAAGTACATAATAGCTAGATTTTGGGTACTAACCAATACATTGCAAAACAATCTGGAG includes these proteins:
- the LOC108984872 gene encoding putative SNAP25 homologous protein SNAP30, with translation MFGFFKSPVNKLSKQNTVDPGFPSSNPFDSDTESEAKQTFKPARRTASEPMLITPNSNNPFDNDDDERIGASSSSSSHSSSAVARDRYRNNFHDSGGLQNQSVQELENYAVYKAEETTNTVNNCLKLAEDMREDATRTLDMLHYQGEQITRTHMMAADTEKDLTRGEKLLNNLGGMFSKTWKPKKTREIAGPIITADNSSKRTENHLDQREKLGLAPAHKGRSASRTPPPEPTNALQKVEVENAKQDDALSDLSNILGDLKNMAVDMGGELNRQNKALDHLGDDVDELNSRVKGANQRARRLLGK